The Pontibacter sp. SGAir0037 DNA segment ATGTCCACCAGCATCCCCTGCTCCTGCCCTATCTTCAGCAAAGCAGCTTGTCCGGCAGGTATAGAGGCATGGCGAAAAGCAGCAGTTTTGCTGAACACCAGCATCCGCTTCGGTTCGGTATCGCCTGTACAGGACCAGAATCCTGGCAGGCACAGGAGCAAGAGCAAGCAGAGGCTGTGCATCCGTTTAAAGGTGTAGTTTTTTAACATAAGGTGAAGGTTTTTTTTAAAGCGATTAATCACATATTTAAAACAAGCAAAATATGCAGAATTTATTCATTGTGTTACTTTGACATAATGTTAGTTTATTTCTAAATTAAAAAAAACAAAAACCATAAATTATTTATATTGCCTGGCATGAATGGGCAGGATAAAGACAAGCGCGACCAAAAAATGGTAAACAAAGAAAACTACCTGGCACACATCTCCTTGGATTGTGTTTTGTTCGGGTTTCATGAAAACCAGCTGAAGGTATTGCTGCTGAAGATGAAACACAACCAGCAATGGGCTCTGGCAGGAGGTTTTGTGAAACAGCAGGAGCCTATAGAAGAGGCCGCCAGCCGTATACTGAAAGAGCGCACCGGCATCAACAACATCTTTTTGCAGCAGTTCTACGTGTTCAGCAATCCCGATAGGTCTGAGCTTCATCTGAACACCGATCAGCTTACGTCCATCTCCGACAGTAACTTTGCTGAAGACTGGTTTAGACAACGCTTTATTTCCATTGGATTTTATGCCCTGGTAGAATTTTCGCAGGTAACGCCCACACCCGATCCATTGTCGGAGGCCTGTACCTGGTGGGACCTGGAAGAGATTGGTTCTCTGATGATGGACCATAACCAGATCTTGCTGAAGGCACTTGAAACGCTAAGGATGCAGTTAAACCACCAGCCCATCGGGTATAACCTGCTACCGGATAAGTTTACCATTCCGGAGCTTCAGCGGCTCTACGAAGCAATTCTGGGTAAGAAGCTGGACCGTCGCAACTTTCAGCGCAAGATCATGGCCTATAACATCCTCCGGAAGTTGGATGAACGCCGCAGTGGTGTGGCCCACAAAGCCCCGGACCTGTATAGCTTCGATCTGGAGAAATACCACCAGGCACTGCAGGACGGCTTGCGGGGAGGCTGGTAAAATGCGAACATATACCATTTAATCTCTGTTTTCCCTATCCTCATGCTTTCAGCCAAACAAAAATATCTTCTACTCATAAGCTTCTTCACGACCTTGACCCACTTTCACTATAGCGCCTTTGCGCAGGAACACCCTGCATTTGCCGAAACAGACCTCTGGACAAGCTATACGCCCCAGAAGACTACTTTTAAAATCTGGTCGCCTGCTGCGCAGCAAGTAGAGCTGAAACTATACCGGAAGGGTGATGGCGGAGAGGCCTATCAGAAAGCCATTATGAAGCAGCAGGCAAATGGCCTCTGGCAGATTACAGTAGATCAGAACCTGGCAGGCGTATACTATACCTACCAGGTGAAAACCAAAGAGCAATGGCTTGATGAAACACCGGGTATCTATGCCCAGGCCGTTGGTGTAAACGGCAAGCGTGCCATGGTAACAGACCTGGCTACCACCAATCCGGCCGGGTGGGAATACGATAAGGGGCCGGCTGTTGCATCACCGAACGCCATCGTGCTGTACGAGGCCCATGTGCGTGACCTGACCATCAGCCCAAGTGCCGGCAGCTCTGCCCCGGGCAAGTTTCTGGGTCTTGCAGCACAGGGAACAAAAAATCCCGGTGGGCTGGCAACGGGCCTGGACCACATCAAGGAACTCGGCATTACGCACATCCACCTGCTCCCCTCCTTCGACTATAAATCCGTAGATGAAACAGCCACTGTGCCGCAGTACAACTGGGGCTACGATCCTCAGAATTATAATGTACCGGAAGGCTCTTATGCAACAGATCCTTATCAGGCGGAGGTGCGCATCCGGGAATTCAAGCAGATGGTGAAGGCCCTGCACGACAATGGGCTGGGCGTAGTGATGGATGTAGTTTACAACCATACCGGGGAGACAGAGAAATCAAACTTTAACCTGGAGGTACCCGGCTACTATTACAGGCAAACACCGGAAGGCGACTGGTCGGATGCTTCGGCCTGCGGCAACGAAACCGCCAGCGAACGCCCCATAATGCGCCACTATATCATTGAGTCGTGCAAGTACTGGGCTAAAGAGTATCACATAGACGGCTTTCGCTTCGACCTGATGGCTATCCATGATATAGAAACCATGAACCAGCTTACAGCAGAACTGAAAAAAATTAACCCGAACATTGTAGTGTACGGAGAAGGCTGGACGGCAGGCAAAAGTCCTTTGCCCGACAACCGGAAAGCATTAAAAGCCAATACCTACCAGATGCACCAGGTGGCTGCCTTCAGCGACGATTTGCGTGATGGCTTAAAAGGCTCTGTTTTCGAAGATACCTCCAAAGGTTTTGTTAGCGGCGCCTCCCACACAGAAGAATCAGTTAAGTTCGGAATAGTTGGCAGCACCAGACACCCGCAGGTAAACCCACAGCTGGTAAACTATTCTAAAGAGTTCTGGGCCAGCCAGCCCTGGCAGGCGGTTTCCTATGTTTCCTGCCACGACAACCATACCCTCTACGACAAGCTGAAAATCTCCTGCCCCGAGGCAACAGCGGAAGAACTAAAGCAGATGAATTTATTGGCCGATGCTGTCGTACTAACGTCGCAGGGCATTCCTTTTATACATGCAGGTGCCGAAATGCTGCGCACGAAAAAAGGGGAGCACAACAGCTATAATCTCCCCGACAGCATCAACCAGATCGACTGGAACTGGAAAACGGATCACCAGGATGTGTTCTATTATTACAAAAACCTGATAGCGCTGCGCAAAGCGCATCCGGCCTTCCGGATGCCTGCTGCTACTATGCTGCAACAACATTTGGCCTTTGTCGCCACCGAACCCGGCCTGATCGGCTATCAGCTGAAAGACCATGCCCACGGCGATACCTGGAGCACTATCATGGTGTATTACAATGCCAGAAAAGAAGCTGTTCATGTTCCTTTACAGGGTGAATGGCGCATTGCGGCCCAGGGCAAAGAAATTGATTTGGCGGGTGGTAAACAGGTAAAAGGGGAAGTCCGGATTCCGGCCATTTCCACGCTGATCCTGTTCCAGGAGTAGCAGCCCTGCAGGTTCCGGAGCATATAGCGTTATCGCCGGAACCAAAACCTGTAAAGCCTTTAATGCATTACCACTGCTGCCTCTTTGTTATACTTGTTGCGGTAAGCTGCCGGTGAAATGCCGGTTATCTTTTTGAAAGTCGTTCTAAAAGCTTTGGTATCGGTATAACCAACGGAGTACATTACTTCATTTACGTTTTCCTGCGTAGACTCCAGGGTTGATTTAGCAGCTTCTATCTTTACCCGCTGGATGTATTCCATTACTGTATTGGAAGTTGCCTTTTTAAACCGGCGCTCAAAATTTCTCCGGCTCAGAAAAGACATGGCAGCCAGTTCCTCCACCGTCATCTTTTCCTGGAAATTAGCCTCTATATACTCCTGTACCTTCCGGATCTGCTCTTCTCCGTGTTCTTTCTGTCCCTGGAAAATAACAAACTGCGTCTGGCTGACGCGATCGATTTCGATAGCAAAAATTTTGGCAGAAAGGATGGCGAGTTCTTTGCCTGCGTATTTCTCGATCAGGTACAGGATCAGGTTTAGGTAAGAGAAGGCACCACCGCTGGAGTAAATTCCCTGCTCATCGGTAATGATCTTTTCGGTTACCAGGTTTACATCCGGAAACATTGCCCGAAAAGCATTGGAAGCCATCCAGTGGGTGGCACATTTACGGCCTTTTAATAATCCCGTTGAAGCCAGTATAAAAGCACCCAGGCACAAGCTGGCTACCTCGGCCCCCTGGTTGTACTGCCTGGTAATCCAGGGGAAAAAAGCTTTGTTGTTCTCCAGTGCCACCTGCAGGTCTCCATCAACGGCGGGAATAATAATGAGATCAGTTTTGTCTACATCCTCCAGCACCTTATCGGTGTTCACCGTAAACAGGCCGCCACTCAAAGGCGTTTCCCTGGAAAGGCCAACCAGTTGCACGTTAAACAAAGGCGCTTCTCCCCTTGCCTGCACGAAGGTGTTAACCTGTGAAAATAATTGGCGGGAACCTTCCAGGCTGCCTAAGATCGCTCCCTTTGGTACCAGAATAGATATGTGCTTCATACAGGTGAAAATAAAGTATAGCAATGTCGCAATCAACCCCCTTTTTGTCGTAAGGGCACCGTCTTTGCTTGCTTTCAAAAAGCTAAGTTTGTATCGTAAGCCACTCGGGATCAAGAGCTAAATTTAAGAAGCTCCCGGGAATTTCAGAAGCATTTAGCACAAAATTACATTGCCAGCATATGAGACAATTTTGCAACACAGCTATGGTTGAAGTCTTCAAAACCAATGTCAGGAACAGAGGGCAATCCCGTAAACTTGTTGCTCTGCTCTTAACGCACTTCCCGGCCAGCCGCATAAACTTTGACCTGCAGGATTGTGACAAGATTTTAAGAATAGAGGGAGTAGATTTTGACGCTGAAAAAGTTATTGTCCTGCTACAGGAAGCCGGTTATAGCTGCACCATTTTAGATTAAAGCTCTCAGCCCAAAGCGGACGCATGCAGCAATTCAGGTTATAAAGGCACCGGAAGATCTCTTAACCTCCTGTAGTGAGAAGAGGGCATTTTACCTGCCTTAGCAGCTTCTTTGCCTAGATAATTTGTGCGATCTTATACCTTAAAACAAGCGTTTCCGGTGAAATCACCATTTAAGTAGTGTAAAAATAACGATATTTAAATCGAGATATAAATCGTATCTGTTTACACCTCATCACACTGCATGAAATTGAAAGCTTCCATCCCGGCTACCATACTTACTTTCGGTCTTGCTTTATGCTTCGCCAGTATTTTTCCAGCTTTTTCGCGGGCACAAAGCACCGATGAATGCAAGCTTTGGTTCAGCCACCCCGCCACTAACTGGAACGAAGCACTGCCCGTAGGAAACGGTCG contains these protein-coding regions:
- a CDS encoding NUDIX domain-containing protein, which encodes MNGQDKDKRDQKMVNKENYLAHISLDCVLFGFHENQLKVLLLKMKHNQQWALAGGFVKQQEPIEEAASRILKERTGINNIFLQQFYVFSNPDRSELHLNTDQLTSISDSNFAEDWFRQRFISIGFYALVEFSQVTPTPDPLSEACTWWDLEEIGSLMMDHNQILLKALETLRMQLNHQPIGYNLLPDKFTIPELQRLYEAILGKKLDRRNFQRKIMAYNILRKLDERRSGVAHKAPDLYSFDLEKYHQALQDGLRGGW
- the pulA gene encoding type I pullulanase, translating into MTHFHYSAFAQEHPAFAETDLWTSYTPQKTTFKIWSPAAQQVELKLYRKGDGGEAYQKAIMKQQANGLWQITVDQNLAGVYYTYQVKTKEQWLDETPGIYAQAVGVNGKRAMVTDLATTNPAGWEYDKGPAVASPNAIVLYEAHVRDLTISPSAGSSAPGKFLGLAAQGTKNPGGLATGLDHIKELGITHIHLLPSFDYKSVDETATVPQYNWGYDPQNYNVPEGSYATDPYQAEVRIREFKQMVKALHDNGLGVVMDVVYNHTGETEKSNFNLEVPGYYYRQTPEGDWSDASACGNETASERPIMRHYIIESCKYWAKEYHIDGFRFDLMAIHDIETMNQLTAELKKINPNIVVYGEGWTAGKSPLPDNRKALKANTYQMHQVAAFSDDLRDGLKGSVFEDTSKGFVSGASHTEESVKFGIVGSTRHPQVNPQLVNYSKEFWASQPWQAVSYVSCHDNHTLYDKLKISCPEATAEELKQMNLLADAVVLTSQGIPFIHAGAEMLRTKKGEHNSYNLPDSINQIDWNWKTDHQDVFYYYKNLIALRKAHPAFRMPAATMLQQHLAFVATEPGLIGYQLKDHAHGDTWSTIMVYYNARKEAVHVPLQGEWRIAAQGKEIDLAGGKQVKGEVRIPAISTLILFQE
- a CDS encoding GlxA family transcriptional regulator, with protein sequence MKHISILVPKGAILGSLEGSRQLFSQVNTFVQARGEAPLFNVQLVGLSRETPLSGGLFTVNTDKVLEDVDKTDLIIIPAVDGDLQVALENNKAFFPWITRQYNQGAEVASLCLGAFILASTGLLKGRKCATHWMASNAFRAMFPDVNLVTEKIITDEQGIYSSGGAFSYLNLILYLIEKYAGKELAILSAKIFAIEIDRVSQTQFVIFQGQKEHGEEQIRKVQEYIEANFQEKMTVEELAAMSFLSRRNFERRFKKATSNTVMEYIQRVKIEAAKSTLESTQENVNEVMYSVGYTDTKAFRTTFKKITGISPAAYRNKYNKEAAVVMH